The following proteins come from a genomic window of Acinetobacter sp. SAAs474:
- a CDS encoding FecR family protein yields the protein MAFKHEHKIVDTQCLQDTQRKLASFEDDILPYLPSKDAILVRAKQRQLKKRALTAAVLSIVAIGMAIFYANPVYQQLSVQTVKGGQKIWTLHDGSKIHLNTETKIHVLQRLRSQEILLQQGEASFQVNHSKYKFFQYFNRTFKVIAGEMEIVDIGTVFHVLKHNTTDATVAVETGEIAVKIGGSSAVMLHLIQGQSIRNHQQYLGKVSSVNLHEIKAWQSGEIVFNQMPLIKAIENFQRYADFSVQIENSELQHLQITGQFKITNYQKFMQILPILTAVSVEKISDKKWIIRKNNS from the coding sequence ATGGCGTTTAAACATGAGCATAAAATCGTCGATACACAATGCTTACAAGACACGCAGCGTAAACTTGCCAGTTTTGAAGATGATATTTTGCCTTACTTACCCTCGAAAGATGCGATTTTAGTTAGAGCAAAACAACGGCAATTAAAAAAAAGAGCTCTGACTGCGGCAGTGTTATCTATCGTGGCGATTGGTATGGCTATTTTTTATGCTAATCCGGTCTATCAGCAATTGAGCGTGCAAACAGTCAAAGGCGGACAAAAAATATGGACTTTGCATGATGGTTCTAAAATTCATTTAAATACCGAAACAAAAATACATGTTTTGCAACGTTTACGTAGCCAAGAGATTTTACTGCAGCAAGGCGAAGCCAGCTTTCAGGTAAATCATTCAAAATATAAATTTTTTCAATATTTTAATAGAACATTTAAAGTGATTGCAGGGGAAATGGAGATCGTTGATATTGGTACGGTATTTCATGTGTTAAAACATAATACAACGGATGCTACAGTTGCGGTAGAGACAGGGGAAATTGCAGTTAAAATTGGTGGTTCTTCTGCTGTGATGCTACATTTAATACAAGGCCAGTCTATCCGTAATCATCAGCAATATCTGGGCAAAGTCTCTTCAGTGAATTTACATGAAATAAAGGCTTGGCAATCTGGCGAAATTGTTTTTAATCAAATGCCCTTAATTAAAGCCATTGAAAATTTTCAACGCTATGCTGATTTTTCAGTGCAGATCGAAAATTCTGAGTTGCAGCATCTTCAGATTACAGGACAATTTAAAATTACGAACTATCAAAAATTTATGCAAATTTTACCCATATTAACTGCTGTAAGTGTTGAAAAAATTTCTGATAAGAAATGGATTATTAGAAAAAACAACTCATAG
- a CDS encoding sigma-70 family RNA polymerase sigma factor, with protein MAHSTAASHQSLVQYYDELVDFISLKTGNRQIANDVVQETYLRIFQRPEQFVGLIHPAAFLKKVSINIALDLLKRDKIYHKYFDALDDGKIDFIENKIEIIRLSEQEFSVVRAQYTEMILKKISALAPVCQDVFLLIQFYGMTQVDVAKQLGISRTMVIKHFTRALQHFIPLFAEEQN; from the coding sequence ATGGCTCATTCTACAGCTGCAAGTCATCAATCTCTTGTTCAGTATTATGATGAATTGGTGGATTTCATCAGTCTAAAAACTGGTAACAGACAAATTGCCAACGATGTGGTGCAAGAAACATATTTACGTATTTTTCAACGTCCAGAACAATTTGTTGGGTTAATCCATCCTGCTGCCTTTTTAAAAAAGGTCAGTATTAATATTGCTTTAGACTTGTTAAAAAGAGACAAGATTTATCATAAATATTTTGATGCTTTAGATGATGGAAAGATTGATTTTATCGAAAATAAAATTGAGATAATTCGGCTTTCAGAGCAAGAGTTTAGTGTGGTCAGAGCACAATATACTGAAATGATTTTAAAGAAAATTTCAGCTTTAGCACCGGTTTGCCAAGATGTATTTTTATTAATTCAATTTTATGGCATGACACAGGTAGATGTCGCAAAGCAATTGGGGATTTCAAGAACGATGGTGATTAAACATTTTACCCGTGCATTACAACATTTCATTCCTCTGTTTGCTGAAGAGCAGAATTAG
- a CDS encoding YbaN family protein has protein sequence MKQVESTQKLNLATNLENPKLAKSWMIRWLCIVLAWLCLILGTLGLIIPGLPSFDFYFLATIFAAKGSAKLHAWIVNHPMMAPILKQWQTDRTLPFKIKILSLLSMILAVTLVVMTIPHLIFVAILLVIMVSVQCWIWLRT, from the coding sequence ATGAAACAAGTTGAGTCAACACAAAAGTTAAATTTAGCTACTAACTTAGAAAATCCTAAATTGGCAAAATCGTGGATGATACGTTGGTTATGCATTGTATTGGCTTGGCTATGTTTGATATTGGGCACATTAGGTCTGATTATTCCTGGGTTGCCTAGCTTTGATTTTTATTTTTTGGCGACGATATTTGCAGCAAAAGGTTCAGCAAAATTACATGCTTGGATTGTCAATCATCCTATGATGGCGCCAATTTTAAAACAATGGCAAACCGACCGGACTTTACCCTTTAAGATAAAAATATTGTCATTACTGAGCATGATCTTGGCAGTCACCTTGGTTGTCATGACAATACCTCATCTCATATTTGTGGCTATTTTGCTGGTGATCATGGTCAGTGTTCAATGCTGGATATGGTTGAGAACTTGA
- a CDS encoding biliverdin-producing heme oxygenase, protein MNISTEHMIQDRLMWRLKQETSSEHDRMEVLMQRAGVFENQENYAQFTLSQYYFQKDVEHLYQDEKVQQLIPDLAVRGRSDAALHDLADLALVPQQQKPATTSVTYPESLGWIYVSEGSTLGAAFLFKQAQAKFGFDADFAARNLAAYPEGRAIVWKRFKQTLDDAHFTMQEKNQIVQGALQGFKRFGDLLADLKNLK, encoded by the coding sequence ATGAATATATCTACAGAACATATGATTCAAGATCGTTTAATGTGGCGTCTTAAGCAAGAAACATCGAGTGAACATGATCGTATGGAAGTACTGATGCAACGTGCAGGAGTATTTGAAAATCAAGAAAATTATGCTCAATTTACCTTATCGCAATATTATTTTCAAAAAGATGTAGAACATTTATATCAAGATGAAAAAGTGCAACAACTGATTCCTGATTTAGCTGTACGTGGTCGTTCTGATGCCGCATTACATGATTTAGCTGATTTGGCTTTAGTACCTCAACAACAAAAACCAGCAACAACATCCGTGACTTATCCTGAATCCTTGGGATGGATCTATGTCTCTGAAGGTTCAACATTAGGTGCTGCATTTTTATTTAAACAAGCCCAAGCCAAATTTGGTTTTGATGCTGACTTTGCAGCACGTAATTTGGCTGCATATCCAGAAGGTCGAGCAATTGTATGGAAGCGCTTTAAGCAAACTTTAGATGATGCTCACTTTACGATGCAAGAAAAAAATCAAATTGTACAGGGTGCATTGCAAGGATTTAAGCGCTTTGGAGATTTATTGGCAGATTTAAAAAATTTGAAATAA
- a CDS encoding YbdD/YjiX family protein: MKLKFPQSGKTVIYKIIKMTVMSQKDLILNPKNWSRIATLWQRLQQSFRLMVGVPDYQNYLEHMKKHHPDLEAMDAKTFYRYCVDARYPSAGGGIKKCPC, translated from the coding sequence ATGAAGCTTAAATTTCCTCAAAGTGGTAAAACGGTCATCTATAAAATCATTAAAATGACGGTTATGTCGCAAAAAGATTTAATTCTTAATCCAAAGAATTGGTCTCGTATCGCGACACTCTGGCAAAGATTACAGCAAAGCTTTCGTTTAATGGTCGGTGTACCAGATTATCAAAATTATCTGGAACATATGAAAAAACATCATCCCGATCTAGAGGCAATGGATGCAAAAACATTTTATCGTTATTGTGTCGATGCACGTTACCCGAGTGCCGGTGGTGGCATAAAAAAATGCCCATGTTAG
- a CDS encoding carbon starvation CstA family protein has protein sequence MESVQPKLSITSKLIWLFVAILGAISFGILAISRGEHVNAVWLILAAICVYSIAYRFYSLFIANKVFELNARRLTPAHRLADGLDYVPTNKSVLFGHHFAAIAGAGPLVGPILAAQMGYLPGTIWLLVGVVLAGAVQDFLVLFISTRRDGRSLGEMAKQELGSFAGIVVMLGALGVMIIILAVLALVVVKALTNSPWGVFSIAATIPIAIFMGIYMRFIRPGKIAEVSIIGFVLMMAGIIYGGEVAQHAFWGPFFTLSGTELTWWLIGYGFVASVLPVWLLLAPRDYLSTFLKIGVIAGLAVGILFAMPEMKMPAITQFVDGSGPVFAGALFPFLFITIACGAISGFHALVSSGTTPKLINNEKDIRMIGYGGMLMESFVAIMALICATILEPGVYFAINAPAAVIGTTVESASEAVRQLGFVVTPETLTLLAKEVGESTILSRTGGAPTFAIGMAHIITDIFNSREMMAFWYHFAILFEALFILTAVDAGTRACRFMVQDTVGIVIPAVKRSGNIFGNLLGTAVAVAGWGFFVYQGVVDPLGGINSLWPLFGIGNQILAAMALILGTVILFKMKKQKYVWVTIIPTVFLFITSMTAGWQKIFHENPKIGFLAQADRFSNAIAAGEILKPAKTFEEMQTIVLSNQINAALCAFFMIVAIVMLIAAIGVIRRALASPVPTVHEAEAVYADPAELDPPKVTH, from the coding sequence ATGGAATCAGTTCAACCGAAGTTATCAATCACTTCAAAACTCATATGGCTTTTTGTGGCTATATTGGGTGCAATATCTTTCGGAATATTAGCAATCAGTCGTGGTGAGCATGTCAATGCAGTTTGGCTAATTCTAGCTGCAATCTGTGTATATAGTATTGCTTATCGTTTTTATAGTTTATTTATTGCCAATAAAGTTTTTGAATTAAATGCACGACGTTTAACACCAGCACATCGTCTTGCAGACGGTCTGGACTATGTACCCACCAATAAAAGTGTACTTTTTGGTCATCATTTTGCTGCAATTGCAGGTGCAGGACCATTGGTTGGACCAATTTTAGCTGCACAAATGGGTTATTTACCGGGAACTATTTGGTTGCTGGTCGGGGTCGTATTGGCGGGCGCAGTTCAAGACTTTTTGGTTTTATTTATTTCTACACGCCGTGATGGTCGCTCTTTAGGCGAGATGGCCAAGCAGGAACTAGGTTCTTTTGCGGGTATAGTCGTCATGTTGGGCGCCTTAGGTGTGATGATTATTATTCTTGCAGTATTGGCTTTGGTGGTGGTAAAAGCATTAACCAATAGTCCTTGGGGCGTCTTTAGTATCGCGGCAACAATTCCTATTGCAATTTTTATGGGCATTTATATGCGTTTTATTCGCCCAGGTAAAATTGCAGAGGTTTCCATTATTGGCTTTGTGCTGATGATGGCAGGTATTATTTATGGTGGAGAAGTTGCACAGCATGCCTTTTGGGGACCATTTTTTACCTTATCAGGGACTGAATTAACATGGTGGTTGATTGGTTACGGTTTTGTTGCTTCAGTATTACCTGTATGGTTATTATTGGCACCACGTGATTATTTATCTACCTTTTTAAAAATTGGTGTTATTGCTGGTTTGGCTGTAGGTATTTTATTTGCCATGCCAGAAATGAAAATGCCTGCAATTACACAGTTTGTTGATGGTTCTGGCCCTGTATTTGCTGGTGCCTTATTCCCATTTTTATTTATTACTATTGCATGTGGTGCTATTTCTGGTTTCCATGCTTTAGTGTCTTCAGGTACAACACCTAAACTGATTAATAACGAAAAAGACATTCGTATGATTGGTTATGGTGGTATGCTGATGGAGTCATTTGTTGCGATCATGGCATTGATTTGTGCCACTATTTTGGAACCCGGTGTATATTTTGCAATTAATGCACCAGCAGCAGTGATTGGTACTACAGTAGAATCAGCATCTGAAGCAGTACGTCAGTTAGGCTTTGTGGTCACACCAGAAACACTGACCTTACTGGCAAAAGAGGTGGGTGAAAGTACGATCTTATCGCGTACAGGTGGTGCACCAACGTTTGCGATTGGTATGGCACATATCATTACCGATATTTTTAATAGCCGTGAAATGATGGCATTTTGGTATCATTTCGCGATTTTATTTGAAGCATTGTTTATTTTAACTGCTGTTGATGCAGGTACACGTGCTTGTCGCTTTATGGTACAAGATACGGTAGGTATTGTTATTCCAGCGGTAAAACGTTCAGGTAATATCTTTGGTAATTTATTAGGTACTGCTGTTGCTGTAGCGGGTTGGGGATTCTTTGTTTATCAAGGCGTCGTTGATCCACTTGGTGGAATTAACAGTTTATGGCCATTATTTGGTATTGGTAACCAAATCCTCGCAGCAATGGCGTTAATTTTAGGTACGGTCATTTTGTTTAAAATGAAGAAGCAAAAATATGTTTGGGTTACCATCATCCCAACAGTCTTCTTATTTATTACATCGATGACTGCAGGTTGGCAAAAGATTTTTCATGAAAATCCAAAAATTGGCTTTTTGGCACAAGCCGATCGTTTTTCAAATGCGATTGCTGCAGGAGAAATCCTAAAACCAGCGAAAACATTTGAAGAAATGCAGACAATTGTTTTATCAAATCAAATTAATGCAGCATTATGTGCATTCTTTATGATTGTGGCAATTGTGATGTTAATTGCTGCGATTGGTGTGATTCGTCGTGCATTAGCAAGTCCTGTACCAACAGTTCATGAAGCAGAGGCGGTATATGCTGATCCTGCTGAACTTGATCCGCCGAAAGTTACACATTAA
- the efp gene encoding elongation factor P, translated as MAYYSTNDFKSGLKVMLDGNPCSIMENEYVKPGKGQAFNRVKLRNLRSGKVLEKTFKSGDSLEAADIVEVEMEYLYNDGEMWNFMDPVSFEQIAADKVAMGDAAKWLKDDSNEKCTIMLFNGVPLNVSAPNFVVLKIVETDPGVRGDTSGGGGKPAKLETGAVVRVPLFVQQEESVRVDTRTGEYLERA; from the coding sequence ATGGCCTATTATTCTACGAATGATTTCAAGTCAGGCCTTAAGGTTATGCTTGATGGAAACCCATGTTCAATCATGGAAAACGAATATGTTAAGCCAGGTAAAGGTCAAGCATTTAACCGTGTAAAACTACGTAATCTTCGTTCGGGTAAAGTGTTAGAAAAAACATTTAAATCGGGTGATTCACTAGAAGCCGCAGACATTGTAGAAGTTGAAATGGAATACTTATACAATGATGGTGAAATGTGGAACTTCATGGATCCTGTATCGTTTGAACAAATTGCTGCAGATAAAGTCGCGATGGGCGATGCCGCAAAATGGTTAAAAGATGATTCAAATGAAAAATGCACTATTATGTTGTTTAATGGTGTCCCTTTAAACGTGAGTGCACCAAACTTTGTCGTACTTAAAATTGTTGAAACAGATCCAGGTGTTCGTGGTGATACTTCAGGTGGTGGCGGTAAACCTGCTAAACTTGAAACTGGTGCTGTCGTACGAGTCCCTTTATTTGTACAACAAGAAGAAAGTGTTCGTGTAGATACGCGTACAGGCGAATATTTAGAACGTGCATAA
- the epmB gene encoding EF-P beta-lysylation protein EpmB codes for MTHYLYQEKNWQSQLSELITDPLDLLQTLQLSADQLLSGAILASMQFKLRVPRAFVNKMQIGNPLDPLLLQILPHHLELKDHPDFVTDPLGEEQANQQPGVLHKYQSRFLLTLTGACAVHCRYCFRRHFPYQENLPKNDDWPHIQQYIQSQPQINEVILSGGDPLTLSNRKLKIWLDRLASVPQLKYLRIHSRVPIVIPNRIDDEFIQLLKSTRLRIIVVVHCNHANELDDFTCRKLNALVQENISVLNQAVLLHGVNDSANVLAELSYKLFDTGILPYYLHVLDKVKGAHHFDLPDHDVKQIYSDLLASLPGYLVPKLVREIAGEKNKTPLFGALY; via the coding sequence ATGACCCACTATTTGTATCAAGAAAAAAATTGGCAATCTCAGCTCAGTGAACTTATTACTGATCCTTTAGATTTACTTCAAACACTGCAATTATCTGCTGATCAACTTTTATCTGGTGCAATTCTTGCGTCAATGCAATTTAAACTGCGTGTACCTCGTGCATTTGTCAATAAAATGCAGATTGGCAACCCACTCGATCCATTGTTATTGCAAATTTTACCACATCATTTAGAACTGAAGGATCATCCAGATTTTGTAACAGATCCTTTAGGGGAAGAGCAAGCAAATCAACAACCCGGTGTGTTACACAAATATCAATCACGCTTCTTACTTACCTTAACAGGTGCTTGTGCAGTACATTGCCGTTATTGCTTCCGTCGACATTTTCCATATCAAGAAAATTTACCTAAAAACGATGATTGGCCACATATTCAACAATATATTCAAAGTCAGCCGCAGATTAATGAGGTGATTTTAAGTGGTGGTGATCCACTAACATTATCGAATCGCAAATTAAAAATTTGGTTAGATCGCTTAGCAAGCGTGCCACAATTAAAATACTTACGTATTCATTCTAGAGTACCAATTGTCATCCCCAATCGGATTGATGATGAATTTATTCAGCTCTTGAAAAGCACTAGGCTGCGTATTATTGTCGTGGTACACTGCAATCATGCCAATGAGCTGGATGACTTTACCTGCAGAAAACTCAATGCATTGGTACAGGAAAATATTAGCGTACTCAATCAAGCTGTGTTATTACATGGTGTTAATGATAGTGCCAACGTTTTAGCTGAACTTAGCTATAAACTTTTTGATACAGGCATTTTGCCCTATTACTTACATGTATTAGACAAGGTCAAAGGCGCACATCATTTTGATCTTCCCGACCATGACGTCAAACAAATTTATTCCGATTTATTGGCCAGCTTACCCGGTTATTTAGTGCCTAAATTGGTTCGAGAAATTGCAGGTGAAAAAAATAAGACGCCACTTTTTGGTGCCTTATATTAG
- the rpmE gene encoding 50S ribosomal protein L31: protein MRADIHPKYEKLVATCSCGNVIETRSALGKETLYLDVCSACHPFYTGKQKNVDTGGRIDKFKQRFSGMSRSIKR from the coding sequence ATGCGCGCCGATATTCACCCAAAATATGAAAAATTAGTTGCGACTTGTTCATGTGGTAACGTGATTGAAACTCGTTCAGCGCTAGGTAAAGAAACTCTTTATCTTGACGTATGTTCAGCTTGTCACCCATTCTATACTGGTAAACAAAAGAATGTAGATACAGGTGGCCGTATCGACAAGTTCAAACAACGTTTTTCTGGCATGTCACGTTCAATCAAACGTTAA
- the gloA gene encoding lactoylglutathione lyase, producing MRMLHTMLRVGNLEQSLAFYTEVLGMTLLRKRDYEEGRFTLAFVGYGDEASNTVLELTYNWDTAQYDLGNGYGHIAIAVDDAYQACADIKARGGKVVREAGPMKGGVTVIAFVEDPDGYKIELIQQDEHARNN from the coding sequence ATGAGAATGTTACATACCATGTTACGTGTAGGCAATTTAGAACAATCTTTAGCATTCTATACCGAAGTATTAGGCATGACATTGTTACGTAAACGAGATTATGAGGAAGGGCGCTTTACACTTGCATTTGTTGGTTATGGTGATGAAGCCTCAAATACGGTGCTTGAACTTACCTATAACTGGGATACTGCACAATACGATTTAGGCAATGGCTATGGTCATATTGCAATTGCAGTCGATGATGCATATCAAGCATGTGCAGACATTAAAGCACGTGGTGGAAAAGTGGTACGTGAGGCTGGACCGATGAAAGGTGGCGTGACGGTAATAGCCTTTGTTGAAGATCCAGATGGTTATAAAATTGAATTGATTCAGCAAGATGAACATGCTCGTAATAATTAA